In uncultured Treponema sp., one genomic interval encodes:
- a CDS encoding carbohydrate kinase: protein MKNYDVVALGELLVDFTQNGMSAQGNWLMEANSGGAPCNVLAMLLKLGHSASFVGKVGDDMFGKMLKSKIENLGIGTENLVFSKKYKTTLAFVHTANDGDRSFSFYRNQGADSMLEKSEIKSELISDAKIFHFGTLSMTNEICFDATKFALETAKNSGVLRSFDPNLRLPLWENENQAKEKILFGLSECEILKIAAEELEFVSGEKSICDGINWIRSKFKIPLITVTKGKDGSEAFFSDGKISLHETAGTFSNVKTIDTTGAGDTFCACILHEILCAGYETFSRERLQKMLVFANAASSLVTTKKGSLSVMPARSEIKQLIKDFSKK from the coding sequence ATGAAAAATTACGATGTTGTTGCGCTGGGAGAGCTTCTTGTGGATTTTACTCAGAACGGAATGAGCGCGCAGGGAAACTGGCTTATGGAAGCGAACTCTGGAGGCGCGCCATGCAATGTTCTTGCGATGCTTTTAAAGCTTGGACATTCAGCTTCGTTTGTTGGAAAAGTCGGAGATGATATGTTTGGAAAAATGCTCAAGTCAAAAATTGAAAATCTTGGAATCGGAACAGAAAATCTTGTGTTTTCAAAAAAATACAAAACAACGCTCGCTTTTGTTCACACTGCAAATGATGGCGACAGAAGTTTTTCGTTTTACAGAAATCAAGGCGCGGATTCCATGCTTGAAAAATCTGAAATAAAATCAGAGTTGATTTCAGACGCGAAAATATTTCACTTTGGAACTTTGTCAATGACAAATGAAATTTGCTTTGATGCCACTAAGTTTGCGCTTGAGACTGCAAAAAATTCTGGAGTGCTCCGTTCGTTTGATCCGAATCTGCGGCTTCCGCTTTGGGAAAATGAAAATCAGGCAAAAGAAAAAATTTTGTTTGGACTTTCAGAATGTGAAATCTTAAAGATTGCGGCGGAAGAGCTTGAATTTGTTTCCGGCGAAAAATCTATTTGCGATGGCATAAACTGGATCCGCTCAAAATTTAAAATTCCGCTGATTACAGTTACCAAGGGCAAGGACGGAAGCGAAGCGTTTTTCTCTGACGGAAAAATTTCTTTGCATGAAACAGCCGGAACATTTTCAAACGTAAAAACAATTGACACGACTGGAGCGGGCGACACATTCTGCGCTTGCATCCTGCATGAAATTCTTTGCGCTGGATACGAAACTTTTTCTAGGGAGCGTCTGCAAAAAATGCTTGTCTTTGCAAATGCCGCTTCATCGCTTGTAACAACAAAAAAAGGCTCGCTTTCAGTAATGCCTGCGCGTTCGGAAATTAAGCAGCTTATAAAAGATTTCAGCAAAAAATAA
- a CDS encoding GH32 C-terminal domain-containing protein, whose product MQNYTLEAAAKKQNEIQESLKSQPKNFLLPVFHAFSPAGWCNDPNGFSFFGGKCHLFFQYHPYSTQWGPMHWGHLCTSDFVRWEILDPALVPDSAFDCEGCFSGTAIEFEGRHILAYTGVSKNEKGETLQNQCLAEGDGLCYKKFKKNPVITAADVPFEFQKGDFRDPKLWREDGKFYMACVLKMPDGKGALVCFRSENLLDWKFVSVIDKSRGKSGMWECPDIFKLCGKDVVIFSPQEMKADFENGLHDGNNSVYMTGILKWPEFVFEREKRNENSLDFAQIDGGIDFYAPQTCLAPDGRRIMIAWMQNWESYITPKNYLWSGMMTFPRELELKNGKFFQNPVRELLLYRKKCESGIVSESSVFVKNDFLHGDIELDLFFDFENSADCKNQNEKFSFVLSRNFAGKKFSVEFTCDFAEQTLCFDRRNSVGGGGKINFRKMKLPPSSFSYEESAHGKKISLRILIDTCSMEVFVNGGETAFTNAFFLVPAAFVSSENSAVLEMSVSKNIRAEYKVFEI is encoded by the coding sequence ATGCAGAATTATACGCTTGAAGCTGCCGCAAAAAAACAAAATGAAATTCAGGAAAGTTTAAAATCGCAGCCGAAGAATTTTCTGCTTCCGGTTTTTCATGCGTTTTCTCCGGCGGGATGGTGCAACGATCCGAACGGCTTTTCGTTTTTCGGCGGAAAATGCCATCTGTTTTTTCAGTATCATCCGTATTCGACGCAGTGGGGACCGATGCACTGGGGGCATCTTTGCACTTCGGATTTTGTCCGCTGGGAAATTCTTGACCCTGCTCTTGTTCCTGATTCTGCTTTTGACTGCGAAGGCTGCTTTTCCGGCACGGCAATTGAATTTGAAGGCAGGCATATTCTTGCGTACACTGGAGTTTCAAAAAATGAAAAAGGTGAAACTTTGCAGAACCAGTGCTTGGCGGAAGGCGACGGTCTTTGCTACAAAAAGTTTAAAAAGAATCCTGTGATTACTGCGGCGGACGTTCCGTTTGAATTTCAGAAAGGAGATTTCCGCGATCCAAAGTTGTGGCGCGAAGATGGAAAATTTTACATGGCGTGTGTTCTTAAAATGCCAGACGGAAAAGGCGCGCTTGTCTGCTTCCGCTCTGAAAATCTTCTTGACTGGAAGTTTGTTTCTGTGATTGACAAGAGCCGCGGAAAAAGCGGAATGTGGGAGTGTCCCGATATTTTTAAATTGTGTGGAAAGGACGTTGTGATTTTTTCTCCGCAGGAAATGAAAGCTGACTTTGAGAACGGACTTCACGATGGAAACAACAGCGTCTACATGACAGGAATTCTGAAGTGGCCGGAATTTGTTTTTGAGCGCGAAAAGCGGAATGAAAATTCTCTTGACTTTGCGCAGATTGACGGCGGAATTGATTTTTATGCGCCGCAGACTTGCCTTGCTCCTGACGGACGAAGAATCATGATTGCCTGGATGCAAAACTGGGAATCGTACATCACGCCCAAAAATTATCTTTGGTCTGGCATGATGACTTTTCCTCGTGAGCTTGAGTTGAAAAACGGAAAGTTTTTTCAGAATCCTGTGCGCGAGCTTTTGTTATATAGAAAAAAATGTGAAAGCGGCATTGTCTCTGAATCTTCCGTGTTTGTAAAAAATGATTTTTTGCATGGGGATATTGAGCTTGATCTTTTTTTTGATTTTGAAAATTCAGCGGACTGCAAAAATCAAAATGAAAAATTTTCTTTTGTGCTAAGCAGAAATTTTGCTGGCAAAAAATTTTCCGTAGAATTCACTTGCGACTTTGCAGAACAAACGCTTTGCTTTGACAGAAGAAATTCCGTTGGCGGCGGAGGAAAAATAAATTTCCGCAAAATGAAACTTCCGCCGTCTTCGTTCAGCTATGAGGAATCAGCTCACGGAAAAAAGATTTCTCTGCGGATTTTAATTGACACTTGCTCCATGGAAGTTTTTGTTAATGGCGGAGAGACGGCGTTCACAAATGCGTTCTTTCTTGTTCCTGCTGCTTTTGTTAGCTCTGAAAATTCTGCGGTGCTTGAAATGTCTGTTTCAAAAAATATTCGCGCTGAATATAAAGTTTTTGAAATTTAA